One Myotis daubentonii chromosome 3, mMyoDau2.1, whole genome shotgun sequence genomic window carries:
- the CEP85 gene encoding centrosomal protein of 85 kDa isoform X1, with translation MAMQEKYPSERNSHPTSPGSIVIKKSSSLGCEWQTPVISEAFRSRFSRCSSVTDSGDTAIGTSCSDMTEDFCSSNSSPSFQPIKSHVTIPTAHVMPSTLGTSPAKPNSTPARPSSSKIPLSGLAESVGMTRNGDLGGMKHSPGLSRDFMYHCGTAGENGIERSWFPAVGHEREEEMRKFDIPSMESTLNQSAVMETLYSDPRYRVHFHNLRTDPNKELYKGLPETKKTPDSGVVCERNGLHPSSSGLLPLGLQPAPGLSKPLSSQVWQPNSDPWHPRERSCELSTCRQHLELIRLQMEQMQLQNGATCHHPAAFAPSLPMLEPAQLVSILNSNEHLLKEKELLIDKQKKHISQLEQKVRESELQVHSALLGRPAPFGDVCLLRLQELQRENTFLRAQFAQKTEALNKEKIELERKLSASEVEVQLIRESLRVALQKHSEEGKKQEDRVKGRDKHINNLKKKCQKESEQNREKQQRIETLERYLADLPTLEDHQKQSQQLKDSELKITELQERVTELENLLEETQAACRKKEVQLESLRQTEAEFSTGHSLQDKQCMEASGEGPAQQEEGPKVEMESWQKECDSLRKIVGKQQQKMGQLHSQVQSLEQQVAQEEGTSQALKEEAQQRETALQQLRTAVKELSAQNQDLIEKNLTLQEHLRQAQPGCPSSPDTAQLAFELHQELASCLQDLQAVCSIVTQRAQGHDPNLSLLLGIHSAQHPGIPLDLQKPDVIRRKLEEVQQLRHDIEDLRTTMSDRYAQDMGENCVTQ, from the exons ATGGCCATGCAGGAAAAATATCCAAGTGAGAGAAACTCTCATCCCACTTCACCAG GTTCCATTGTAATTAAGAAAAGCAGTTCTCTGGGTTGTGAATGGCAGACTCCAGTTATCTCGGAGGCCTTTCGGAGCCGCTTCAGCCGTTGTTCCAGTGTTACTGACAGTGGGGACACAGCCATTGGCACATCATGCTCAGACATGACAGAGG ATTTTTGCAGCTCAAATAGCAGTCCGTCTTTCCAGCCCATCAAAAGCCACGTGACCATTCCAACAGCCCATGTGATGCCTTCTACTTTAGGGACCTCTCCTGCCAAGCCAAATTCTACACCTGCCAGACCCTCTTCCTCCAAAATCCCTTTGTCAGGATTGGCTGAAAGTGTGGGGATGACAAGAAATGGAGACCTCGGTGGAATGAAACATTCTCCAGGCTTATCTAGAGATTTCATGTATCATTGTGGTACTGCTGGAGAAAATGGAATTGAGCGGTCTTGGTTTCCAGCCGTGGGCcatgaaagagaagaagagatgAGGAAGTTTGATATTCCCAGTATGGAATCTACCCTTAATCAGTCAGCAGTGATGGAGACACTTTATTCAGATCCTCGCTACAGGGTCCACTTCCACAACCTAAGAACCGACCCAAACAAGGAGTTATACAAAGGGTTGCCTGAGACCAAGAAGACCCCAGACAGTGGTGTGGTATGTGAGCGGAATGGACTACATCCTAGCAGCAGTGGGTTGCTCCCTTTGGGACTCCAGCCTGCTCCTGGGCTCTCCAAGCCTCTATCCTCTCAGGTGTGGCAGCCAAATTCTGACCCTTGGCATCCTCGAGAGCGGTCTTGTGAGCTCAGCACTTGTCGGCAGCATCTGGAATTGATTCGTTTACAGATGGAACAAATGCAG cttcagaatggaGCCACCTGCCACCATCCTGCTGCATTTGCTCCTTCACTGCCCATGTTAGAACCAGCACAGTTGGTCAGCATCTTGAACAGTAATGAACACCTTCTAAAGGAAAAGGAACTCCTCATTGACAA ACAGAAGAAACACATCTCTCAGCTGGAGCAGAAAGTGCGAGAGAGTGAACTACAAGTCCACAGTGCCCTTTTGGGCCGCCCTGCCCCCTTTGGGGATGTCTGCTTGCTGAGGCTGCAG GAATTGCAACGAGAGAACACTTTCTTACGTGCGCAGTTTGCGCAGAAGACAGAAGCCTTGAACAAGGAAAAGATCGAGCTTGAAAGGAAACTTTCTGCTTCAGAAGTTGAAGTCCAACTCATCAGAGAGTCTCTCAGAGTGGCGTTGCAGAAGCATTCAGAGGAGGGGAAGAAACAGGAAGATAGG GTCAAGGGTCGTGATAAACATATcaataatttgaaaaagaaatgccaGAAGGAATCCGAGCAGAACCGGGAAAAGCAGCAGCGTATTGAAACCTTGGAGCGCTACCTGGCTGACCTGCCCACCCTGGAAGACCATCAGAAGCAGAGCCAGCAG CTTAAGGATTCTGAGTTGAAGATCACAGAGCTGCAGGAGAGAGTGACTGAGTTGGAGAATTTGCTGGAGGAGACCCAGGCAGCTTGCAGAAAGAAGGAGGTTCAACTGGAAAGCCTGAGACAGACAGAAGCAGAATTCTCCACTGGACATAG CCTGCAAGATAAGCAGTGTATGGAGGCCAGTGGAGAAGGTCCAGCCCAACAGGAAGAAGGTCCAAAGGTGGAAATGGAGTCCTGGCAGAAGGAATGTGATTCTCTCCGAAAG ATTGTGGGAAAGCAACAGCAGAAGATGGGCCAGTTACACTCACAAGTACAG AGCCTAGAGCAGCAAGTGGCTCAAGAAGAAGGAACAAGCCAAGCCCTGAAAGAggaggcccagcagagggagacaGCCTTGCAGCAGCTTCGCACAGCTGTGAAAGAG CTTTCAGCACAGAACCAGGACCTGATTGAAAAGAATCTGACGCTCCAGGAACACCTGCGCCAAGCTCAACCAGGGTGCCCATCTTCACCAGACACGGCCCAGCTGGCATTTGAGCTGCACCAGGAGTTGGCCAGTTGTCTTCAAGATCTGCAAGCTGTCTGTAGCATTGTGACCCAGAGGGCCCAGGGCCATGACCCCAATCTCTCCTTGCTCCTGGGCATTCACT CTGCACAGCACCCAGGGATTCCACTAGATTTACAGAAGCCGGATGTAATCAGGAGGAAACTAGAAGAGGTTCAACAGCTGCGCCATGACATCGAGGATTTAAGGACCACCATGTCAGATAGATATGCCCAGGACATGGGAGAAAACTGTGTCACGCAATGA